From the genome of Psychroserpens ponticola, one region includes:
- the gldD gene encoding gliding motility lipoprotein GldD, producing MRKLLLLCIAISCIACGSDPIPKPKAMLRLEYPQPTYKKVGLPLPFTFEKNELADPISKIKLDGVNNIYGVDINYPKLKGTVYLTYKKVKDNNLIDLLRDAQNLTQKHTMKADEIEGDTYENPKNNVFGMFYEVGGNAASQSQFYVTDSINHFLVGSLYFYAKPNYDSIYPAAVYLKNDIKHIMETIEWKN from the coding sequence ATGAGAAAGTTACTTTTATTATGTATTGCAATATCGTGTATTGCTTGTGGAAGCGATCCAATTCCAAAACCAAAAGCGATGTTACGCTTGGAATATCCTCAGCCAACCTATAAAAAAGTAGGGCTTCCATTGCCTTTTACTTTTGAAAAAAACGAATTAGCAGATCCAATTTCAAAAATCAAACTAGATGGTGTTAATAATATTTATGGTGTAGATATCAACTACCCAAAACTGAAAGGAACTGTTTACCTCACCTATAAAAAAGTTAAGGACAACAACCTTATCGATTTATTAAGAGATGCTCAAAACCTAACTCAAAAGCACACTATGAAAGCTGATGAAATTGAAGGTGACACATATGAAAACCCTAAAAATAATGTTTTTGGAATGTTTTATGAAGTTGGTGGTAATGCAGCTTCGCAATCTCAATTTTATGTAACTGATAGCATCAATCATTTCTTGGTTGGTTCTCTTTACTTTTACGCCAAACCAAATTATGACTCTATTTATCCAGCTGCTGTATATTTAAAAAATGACATCAAGCATATTATGGAAACTATTGAGTGGAAGAACTAA